A region of the Flavobacteriaceae bacterium MAR_2010_188 genome:
AAACCGATTGTTGGGCAAACTGACTTTCAGCTAAAAATGAATTCTGAATTTAAGGACGCTTCAACTTCACCTTTAAAGGATAAAGACAGAAAAATATTTACG
Encoded here:
- a CDS encoding hypothetical protein (partial gene;~manually curated), with the protein product MRGLIVLLSILLLNCGEGKKPIVGQTDFQLKMNSEFKDASTSPLKDKDRKIFTGLEFFPVDSNFVVKA